A window of Hymenobacter siberiensis genomic DNA:
CGTTGCTCTGCATTACGTCTGCGATAGTCACAGTCGATATGCCGCCTTTTTCGTCCTTCAACTCGATGGTTTTGCCTTTAATCATCGCCGTAAGAGTACCACCGCTCACCGTCTTCAGCGTAGCCTTGCCACCACCAGCCTTGATGGCTTTCTTGAGGTCAGCGGCAGTCATACGGCCAGCCACAACGTGGTAGGTCAGAATTTTGGTCAGCGTAGCCTTATTCTCAGGCTTCACCAGCGTTTCTACCGTGCCAGCAGGTAGTTTGTTGAAGGCTTCGTTAGTAGGAGCAAATACGGTGAAAGGACCAGCGCTGCTTAGCGTTTCAACTAGGCCTGCGGCTTTCACAGCAGCCACCAGCGTCGTGTGGTCTTTCGAGTTAACTGCATTTTCCACGATGTTTTTCGTGGGGTACATAGCCGCACCACCTACCATTACGGTACCGGGCATTTTTTTAGTTTGGGCCGAAACATTGGTAACAGCAGCAGCGCTGAGGAAAGTAACCAAGGCAAGGGAGAACAAAGACTTTTTCATCGGTATAAAGAAATGGTTAGTTTTTTTGATTGATGCATCACCTACGCCATTCCTTCGCCCAGCGGATTGCATCGCCGATAAGTTTTACTAGAAAAATCGTCCAACGCTGATTTATGTCAGCGATTATAAATGACTTGTTCATGCTAGTAGCCACGCATAGCGCAAATACTTAGGGGCTTAGGAAGCAAAATTCAAAAAATGGGGCATAACTCACTGTTATGCAATCAGCTAACCGCTATTATAAGTGCAGCAAAATTTCGGAGGTCAAATTTCGCTACTTGCTGCGCCTGTTTGCCTTGGATTTGACGGCCTCGGATACGGCCCGCCTCATGGACCTGAGCGTGCGGGCCGTCAATGACCTCTACCTGCTGTTGCGCCACCGACTCCTGACCTGGAGCCCCGCGCCGGCCGAACTCGACGGAGCGGTC
This region includes:
- a CDS encoding fasciclin domain-containing protein produces the protein MKKSLFSLALVTFLSAAAVTNVSAQTKKMPGTVMVGGAAMYPTKNIVENAVNSKDHTTLVAAVKAAGLVETLSSAGPFTVFAPTNEAFNKLPAGTVETLVKPENKATLTKILTYHVVAGRMTAADLKKAIKAGGGKATLKTVSGGTLTAMIKGKTIELKDEKGGISTVTIADVMQSNGVIHVVNTVLMPQ